In the genome of Bacillota bacterium, the window TGGTGATCAAGAACCGTCGGACCTGAGCCAGTCGAGGGTCGCGACAGAACAGAAAGGGGGACTGGATACTTTTATATCCAGTCCCCCGGCCAGAATCCCACGAATCCCCTTCTAGCAGCACGATAAATGGCCCTTGCGACGGAAACTTTCCTTTCCGCCGGAACGGAATGTTTCCACCATCCGACCGGCGCCGCAGCTGCGCCCCCGGCCGGCGCCTACCTTCCCCGCTCGCCCCGGTCGGCCTCGGCCGCTCCGTCTCCGGCCGCTCCGTCTCCGGCCGCCCCGCCCCCGGCCGCCTTGTCCAGTCCGTACTTTTTCATCTTGTTCAGGACCGCCCGGTGGGATAGGCCCAGGGCCCGCCCGACCTTGCGGGAACTGCCGTGGCGGGCGATGGCCTCCCGCAGCCTGGCCTTCTCCAACTCCTCAACGGCCTTCTTGAGGGTCTTCTCACCAGCCGGCGCCGACCGGCCGGGAGTGCCGCTGGTGACCCACCCTCCAAACCCGCCGCTCAGCTCAGCGCCGATCACGATGTGCTCAGGCCGGATCTCTGCCCCGCCGCCCGCCCGGGCGAAGTTGACCGCCCGCTCGACGACATTGCCGAGCTCGCGCACGTTCCCCGGCCAGGAGGGGGTCAAGAGCTTACGGAGGGCCGCGTCGGTAAGGGTCAGGGCCGCGCCCCGCGGCGTCCGGTTGAGGAAATGGCGGACGAGCACCGGCACGTCCTCGGGTCGTTCCCGAAGAGCCGGGATCTGCAGCGGCAGGACGTTCAGCCGGTAGTACAGATCCTCGCGGAACTGGCCGCTCCTGACCATCTCCTCGAGCGGCCGGTTGGTCGCCGTGATCACCCTGACGTCCACCGGGATCTCGTCGTTGCCCCCGATCCGCCTGACCCGGCCTTCCTGCAGGACGCGCAGGAGCTTGGCCTGCAGGTGCGGCGACATCTCGCCGATCTCGTCGAGGAAGACGACGCCTTCCGAGGCATATTCGAGCAGCCCCTGACGACCTCCCCGCCTGGCCCCGGTGAAGCTGCCCTCTTCGTAGCCGAACAGCTCGCTTTCGAGGAGTTGGTCGGGAATGGCGGCGCAGTTGATCGGGACGAAGGGTCCGTTCTCGCGGGAGCTGGCCGCGTAGATGGCCCGGGCGAAGAGCTCCTTGCCCGTCCCGCTCTCGCCGCGGATGAGGACGGTTGAGTCGCTGTCGGCGATCAGCAGGCCGATCTCCTTGGCCCGCTTGACCGCCTCGCTCTCGCCGATGATGTCGTCGAAGGTGATCGTCGACGGCTTGGTGATGGCGTGGGCCAGCTGGCGGACCTCGGACAGATCCTTCATCGCGGCGACCGCGCCGACCGTGCGGTGGCGGCCGTCACGGATCGGCCGGGTGGTGACGATGAAGCGCCGCCTCCCCTTGGGCGTTTCGACGAAGACCTCGCGGTTGTCGTGAGCCCGCCCGGTCTTGAGGGTCGAGATGACGGTCGACTCCGACGAGACGACGCCGGCGATGGGCCGGCCGATGGTCTCCTCCTTGGGCCTGGCCAGGATCCGCTCCGCGGCCGGGTTGACCAGGGTGACGACGCCGCCCTCGTCGACGGAGAGGATCCCCTCGCTGACCGACTCGAGGACCGCCAAGAGCCGCTGTTCCTTCTCCTCGTGGGGCATCAGGGCGACGGGGGCAACCCGGGTCACTTGCGGGATGGCCTCGAGTTCGGC includes:
- a CDS encoding sigma 54-interacting transcriptional regulator — encoded protein: MNGESVKIRVENQDRVGLVYDMARVLTPRRINIRSMEVTRGVMFLELEDLPEPALATVVAELEAIPQVTRVAPVALMPHEEKEQRLLAVLESVSEGILSVDEGGVVTLVNPAAERILARPKEETIGRPIAGVVSSESTVISTLKTGRAHDNREVFVETPKGRRRFIVTTRPIRDGRHRTVGAVAAMKDLSEVRQLAHAITKPSTITFDDIIGESEAVKRAKEIGLLIADSDSTVLIRGESGTGKELFARAIYAASSRENGPFVPINCAAIPDQLLESELFGYEEGSFTGARRGGRQGLLEYASEGVVFLDEIGEMSPHLQAKLLRVLQEGRVRRIGGNDEIPVDVRVITATNRPLEEMVRSGQFREDLYYRLNVLPLQIPALRERPEDVPVLVRHFLNRTPRGAALTLTDAALRKLLTPSWPGNVRELGNVVERAVNFARAGGGAEIRPEHIVIGAELSGGFGGWVTSGTPGRSAPAGEKTLKKAVEELEKARLREAIARHGSSRKVGRALGLSHRAVLNKMKKYGLDKAAGGGAAGDGAAGDGAAEADRGERGR